In Drosophila innubila isolate TH190305 chromosome 2R unlocalized genomic scaffold, UK_Dinn_1.0 1_C_2R, whole genome shotgun sequence, the following are encoded in one genomic region:
- the LOC117783147 gene encoding PHD finger protein rhinoceros isoform X17, with product MPNNRNRNRNRNRNKRNKNQNANQNKQPTTEEEKQEQAEQQQEESTTTTTTTSSSSAITATTTTLKAADDHHNDNNANSGNISNGSSTASDSITVADLAPTGIAGNNSNVAPVNQPEDQPRAIAEDQPVSQPKTTIVDQLVVQSIEASADRSKEQAEERVEDQSTARAEDQLEQQPKQPEDQLIEQPKDQSADQVKEKPVDCTKDQLTDHFEDQLAEQSKEPVVHIVSVQVERKQEPEEQLIAHSTNYLADQFKDPSAQRSKHQQQSKEQPTVHIVHVIVQKDESCINRTEDQSDQLIDQPKPAVRLIPVTLEKKEICLKEVQQQSSNAMGAKNSKQQQEQQSELPQQQQQSELPQQQQQKAPGSPRQAKVIVHRIVREASDEIDGQQQQQAATPQQSLSRQQHAPNQPLQRSTKVIIHQIRVETEEEERARRGKPTIEEISSTTTTTSTHSTSNNSGTLSPPPRYLVESPSPKNVSTVAQFGKFSRDVQIQELELNSDCSSGEFNFNGMQSPVVCEVDSETEATTPVAVKAFSPDLPSSSRAELQEQLRQKRAQKRNALESHFLPQLLSPRYLDSILEENSETTAGSDQALSRSNSSASSDPAKSRSVVPQKANESFPRSQLDFSRRHKRREEPVALMLETKLLDQPSDLESCTRLQSTLSPQSEDAELVYLSSSASSSVSDLMELELEQAAALAERALIDLDTDASKLINRPDDDVSSTTTTEPVSSSNETETEGECEVETEVDTETEATVQSSRESTPVNAHPPNEEASPSSSLSSLLSAATPTPTPTPAEAPTSMSTTPTRAFNERERESTLDEVPAMLANECGSNKLANSRTAAPSLSVTREEFVRNMEKVRELIEMTRREENAIDNANGNGNANANGNGNENRNELRCRLTPSPPPPPVPPPPSSMHYPLPTHTATSTTEMHPILSPLLLKRQESNDSHCSDSTQHSQCTAIHMASPPPTNQPPTPPLRQQPPQQQPPQQQQPTQLELSAISQFSGDTDAESIKKLRLLCTETLASMPYGEQMLEELATVAQNITEQQQQQQQQQHASNMPYPLPHLPHISDLQLSLGAAKEDAWLGLPTQADPKLLVCLSPGQRALVEQQQQQSKSAPDQLLDAHEKFMQRRGYHELTVEQVRALDSEQLKLEQEQILKTAAKMRELRKSLTPTSPTPTTAAATTAEAPQQLSSPVPPPVPVKSAETAAKAKSQADDARERGSYQKVITSTATSSFENKPRQAAADPQQQSSEQLPYSFDQRTSRRTEQQQQQQQHSSYTSNSNNSSYMSSNNTTSNNCNHSGKHSSNQSKFPASMESELARMFPSIAQQGDIFDEERKRFSNIEQSSQQKPLQTKRYSNIETSSFESKKRTENGQVVYDYSNSSREQQEEGEKPTNGGKFPLQEAAQPKVHHINVRKAAEDEVDCAPPVPPPPATNIMSATKLNGKASTFIDDAQQQQLIAESSSNNREEQQQINSTVASSKVNNVGSTYEEFRQRAKAAVEAIAQPNSNSHSNIIGNISQPLDNEKLFKDFDALSQQLNAELQTSRDKREQRDKSASLYDLSRPSNNSGNMSVHGQQLEQLKQLRHAHMQELEREIERSTRSRQERLSSVPRTTEIPIDLAPDYAARSRRAESLCNLNEPLRPHSSAEHYRAPQDDWSRYASDLGYSENIARPFAREVEICYQRQGQRQPHAIRAPRLSVSTNDLSSSSYDSYNAYGGARRHAPMLQQAPQQQRPHFASCYSMIERDPNPTYISTTSRRGVSPAPPTPQAPQPPAYDRQQRRASLPRELHEQQLKYILSKEEELKLEFERLQQERRRLMDEMHRAPTVLQAPPPRRESYRPAPKLPTLSEDEVFRQQMAEEWMNKVAEREERRQHKIIKISKIEDEQQHVTEEQANISDEFLNRVKERRHKLAMPADSDWESGAESQPMQAKAAGSESDVEAPPVRVLEGQAEANLRELPRHLREFAKFSTCEQLEGGQGQVERHEEQERSEMATDNSHSSASKKSTIVKTYKVSRLPPSVQGVWTPKSQTPHGSSNDLDNCCSSAAPTPPPPPTQPVWTPQPSPALSGRKEFRPVRFESPTLPRRYTAQQQQQQQQQQQQQQQHPQATTTIPPWSYTNGSCPVPSAPRSTTTNLSSNNSDYAETDCSTHFGPVAPSASVSDKIKKILDCFY from the exons ATGCCAaataatcgtaatcgtaatcgcaatcgtaatcgtaataaGCGCAATAAGAATCAAAacgcaaatcaaaataaacagccAACGACAGAGGAGGAGAAACAGGAGCAAGCAGAGCAGCAACAGGAGGagtcaacgacaacaacaacaacaacatcatcatcatcagcaataacagcaacaacaacaacattaaaggCAGCTGACGATCatcataatgataataatgcaAATTCTGGCAACATTTCAAATGGGTCATCAACAGCCAGCGACAGCATTACAGTTGCTGATTTGGCTCCGACTGGCATAGCTGGCAATAACAGCAACGTAGCGCCGGTGAATCAGCCAGAAGATCAGCCAAGAGCTATTGCTGAAGATCAGCCAGTGAGTCAGCCAAAGACCACGATAGTTGATCAGCTGGTAGTTCAATCTATAGAAGCCTCAGCTGATCGTTCTAAAGAGCAGGCTGAAGAGCGTGTTGAGGATCAGTCAACGGCTCGCGCTGAGGATCAGCTGGAACAACAGCCAAAGCAGCCTGAAGATCAACTGATAGAGCAGCCTAAAGATCAGTCAGCTGATCAAGTAAAGGAGAAGCCTGTCGATTGTACCAAAGATCAGCTAACTGATCATTTTGAGGATCAGCTAGCAGAACAGTCAAAAGAGCCTGTAGTTCACATAGTGAGTGTACAAGTTGAAAGAAAACAAGAGCCGGAAGAACAGCTGATCGCGCATTCAACTAATTACTTAGCTGATCAATTTAAAGATCCATCTGCACAACGCTCTAAGCATCAGCAACAGTCAAAAGAGCAGCCCACAGTTCACATCGTGCATGTGATCGTTCAAAAGGACGAAAGCTGTATAAATCGAACTGAAGATCAGTCAGATCAGCTTATAGATCAACCAAAGCCAGCAGTACGCTTGATTCCTGTAACTTTAGAGAAGAAAGAGATCTGTTTAAAGGAGGTGCAGCAGCAGTCAAGCAACGCAATGGGCGCCAAGAACtccaagcagcagcaggagcagcaatcagagttgccacaacagcagcagcaatcagagttgccacagcagcagcaacaaaaggcGCCAGGGAGCCCACGCCAAGCCAAGGTCATAGTGCATCGCATAGTGCGTGAGGCGAGCGATGAAATCGatggacaacagcaacaacaggcagCAACACCACAGCAATCTCTGTCACGGCAGCAACATGCGCCTAATCAGCCGCTGCAACGGAGTACCAAGGTGATTATACATCAGATTCGCGTAGAGACGGAAGAAGAGGAGCGCGCTCGAAGAGGTAAGCCCACAATTGAGGAGATCAGCagcacaacgacaacaacatcaacacacAGCACCAGCAATAACAGCGGCACATTGTCACCTCCGCCACGATATCTCGTTGAATCTCCTTCTCCGAAGAACGTCTCGACTGTCGCACAGTTCGGAAAATTCTCGCGAGATGTGCAGATTCAGGAGTTGGAGCTGAACAGCGATTGCAGTTCGGGAGAGTTTAATTTCAACGGAATGCAATCTCCGGTGGTGTGTGAGGTGGACTCGGAGACGGAGGCCACCACGCCCGTGGCTGTGAAAGCGTTCTCGCCAGATCTGCCGTCCAGCAGCCGTGCGGAGCTACAGGAGCAACTGCGTCAGAAACGTGCCCAGAAACGGAATGCACTTGAATCGCACTTTCTGCCGCAGCTGCTCAGTCCGCGCTATCTGGACAGCATTCTGGAGGAGAATAGCGAAACAACTGCGGGCAGTGACCAAGCCTTGAGTCGCAGCAACTCATCCGCGAGCAGTGATCCTGCCAAGAGTCGTTCCGTTGTGCCACAAAAGGCAAATGAATCCTTTCCGCGCAGTCAACTCGACTTCAGTCGCCGGCACAAGCGTCGCGAGGAGCCAGTGGCTCTCATGCTGGAAACAAAGCTGCTGGATCAGCCCAGTGATCTGGAGAGCTGCACCCGACTCCAGAGCACGCTTTCTCCTCAATCCGAGGACGCCGAACTCGTCTATCTCAGCTCCTCCGCCTCGAGCAGTGTCTCCGATCTAATGGAACTCGAATTGGAACAAGCTGCAGCTTTGGCGGAACGTGCTCTCATCGATCTTGATACGGATGCCAGCAAGCTGATCAATCGACCCGACGATGATGTcagcagcacaacaacaactgagccCGTCAGCTCATCCAATGAAACGGAAACTGAGGGAGAGTGTGAG GTCGAAACGGAAGTGGACACGGAAACGGAGGCGACCGTTCAATCGAGTCGGGAGAGCACACCTGTTAATGCTCATCCACCAAACGAAGAGGCATCGCCAAGCAGCTCGCTTTCATCGTTGCTGAGTGCCGCAACACCAACGCCGACGCCAACGCCAGCAGAGGCGCCAACGTCGATGTCGACGACGCCCACGCGAGCGTTTAATGAGCGGGAAAGAGAGTCAACTTTGGATGAGGTGCCAGCGATGTTGGCCAACGAATGTGGCTCGAACAAATTGGCCAACAGTCGAACTGCAGCGCCGTCGCTGTCGGTAACGCGCGAGGAATTTGTACGCAATATGGAAAAAGTGCGCGAATTGATCGAAATGACGCGACGCGAAGAAAACGCGATCGATAACGCCAATGGAAACGGAAACGCGAACGCAAATGGAAACGGGAATGAAAATCGTAACGAGTTGCGCTGTAGGTTAACACCctcgccaccgccaccgcctgTGCCACCACCACCCAGCAGCATGCACTACCCACTACCCACCCACACAGCCACCTCAACCACTGAAATGCATCCAATCCTCAGTCCATTATTGCTCAAGCGTCAAGAATCAAATGATTCACATTGCTCAGATAGCACACAGCACAGTCAATGCACTGCCATCCATATGGCCTCACCACCACCCACAAACCAACCACCCACGCCCCCGCTACGCCAgcaaccaccacaacaacaaccaccacaacaacaacaacccacACAATTGGAGCTTAGtgcaatttcacaattttcaggCGACACGGATGCGGAAAGCATCAAAAAACTGCGTCTGCTATGCACGGAAACCTTGGCCTCGATGCCTTATGGCGAACAGATGCTTGAGGAGCTTGCAACTGTGGCACAAAACATAacagaacaacagcagcagcagcagcagcaacaacacgcGAGCAACATGCCTTATcctttgccacatttgccgCACATCAGCGACTTGCAGCTGTCCTTAGGAGCCGCCAAAGAGGATGCCTGGCTAGGTTTGCCCACGCAAGCAGATCCCAAGCTGTTGGTTTGCCTCTCACCTGGACAACGTGCGCTGgtcgagcagcagcagcagcaatcgaAGTCTGCTCCTGATCAGCTGCTGGATGCACATGAAAAGTTTATGCAACGTCGCGGTTACCATGAGTTGACTGTAGAACAGGTGCGTGCCTTGGACAGCGAACAACTGAAACTGGAACAGGAGCAGATACTCAAAACGGCAGCGAAAATGCGCGAATTGCGCAAGAGTTTAACGCCCACAtcgccaacaccaacaacagcagcagcaacaacagcagaagcacCGCAGCAATTGTCGTCGCCGGTGCCGCCGCCGGTGCCAGTGAAGAGCGCAGAGACGGCGGCCAAGGCGAAGAGTCAGGCAGATGACgcaagagagagaggcagCTATCAAAAGGTGATCACATCGACAGCGACATCatcatttgaaaataaaccAAGACAAGCAGCAGCTGATCCACAGCAGCAATCGTCAGAGCAGTTGCCTTACTCATTTGACCAACGCACGTCCAGGCGcacagagcagcagcagcagcagcagcagcatagCAGCTACacgagcaacagcaacaacagcagctacatGAGCAGCAATAATACtaccagcaacaactgcaaccacAGCGGCAAACACTCCAGCAACCAGAGCAAATTTCCAGCCAGCATGGAGAGTGAATTGGCGCGCATGTTTCCAAGCATTGCCCAACAGGGTGACATCTTTGATGAGGAGCGCAAACGCTTCTCCAACATTGAGCAAAGCAGTCAACAGAAACCGTTGCAAACTAAACGTTATTCCAACATTGAAACAAGCTCATTTGAGTCGAAGAAACGCACAGAAAATGGACAAGTTGTCTATGattacagcaacagcagcagggaGCAGCAAGAGGAGGGTGAAAAGCCCACAAATGGTGGCAAGTTTCCACTTCAAGAAGCAGCACAGCCCAAGGTGCATCACATAAATGTGAGAAAGGCAGCTGAAGATGAGGTGGATTGTGCACCGCCAGTGCCACCGCCGCCGGCAACAAATATTATGTCAGCAACGAAATTAAATGGCAAAGCAAGCACTTTCATTGATGacgcacaacagcaacaactaatcgctgagagcagcagcaacaatagagaagagcaacaacagatAAACTCAACTGTTGCCAGCTCCAAGGTGAACAACGTCGGCAGCACTTATGAGGAATTTCGGCAACGTGCCAAGGCAGCAGTCGAAGCAATTGCTCagcccaacagcaacagccacagcaacatcATCGGCAACATCTCGCAACCTTTGGATAATGAAAAGCTATTCAAGGACTTTGATGCCTTGTCCCAGCAACTCAATGCCGAGCTGCAGACGAGTCGCGATAAACGCGAGCAACGCGACAAATCTGCCTCTCTCTATGATCTTAGTCGGccgagcaacaacagcggcaacatgTCCGTTCATGGCCAACAGTTGGAGCAACTGAAGCAGCTACGTCATGCGCACATGCAGGAATTGgagcgggaaattgaacgtTCGACCAGGTCGCGACAGGAGCGTTTATCCTCAGTGCCGCGAACCACGGAGATTCCCATAGATCTAGCTCCTGATTACGCTGCTCGTTCCCGTCGCGCTGAGTCGCTGTGCAATCTGAATGAGCCACTGCGTCCGCACAGCTCGGCGGAGCATTATCGTGCACCACAGGACGATTGGTCGCGGTATGCCAGCGACTTGGGTTACTCGGAGAACATAGCGCGTCCCTTTGCCCGCGAGGTGGAGATTTGCTATCAGCGTCAGGGACAGCGGCAACCACATGCGATACGTGCACCACGTCTGTCTGTCAGCACCAATGATTTGTCCAGCAGCAGCTACGACAGCTACAATGCCTACGGTGGTGCAAGGCGGCATGCCCCCATGTTGCAACAGGcgccgcagcagcagaggcCGCATTTCGCCAGCTGCTATTCGATGATTGAACGGGATCCCAATCCCACGTACATCAGCACCACCTCCAGGCGTGGCGTGTCCCCAGCACCACCCACACCGCAGGCACCACAGCCGCCTGCCTACGACAGGCAGCAGCGTCGTGCCTCCTTGCCACGCGAGTTGCACGAACAGCAGTTGAAGTATATTCTCAGCAAGGAGGAGGAACTGAAGCTGGAGTTCGAGCGGTTGCAGCAGGAGAGGAGGCGTCTCATGGATGAGATGCACAGGGCACCGACGGTGTTGCAGGCGCCACCACCACGCCGGGAGAGCTATCGACCAGCTCCCAAGTTGCCAACGCTGAGCGAGGATGAGGTGTTCCGTCAGCAAATGGCCGAGGAATGGATGAACAAGGTGGCGGAGCGGGAGGAGCGACGTCAGCACAAGATTATCAAGATATCAAAGATCGAGGACGAGCAGCAGCATGTCACCGAGGAGCAGGCGAACATCAGCGATGAGTTCCTCAACCGGGTGAAGGAGCGCAGGCACAAGCTCGCCATGCCCGCGGACAGCGACTGGGAAAGCGGTGCGGAATCCCAGCCGATGCAGGCCAAGGCAGCGGGCAGCGAGTCCGATGTGGAAGCGCCTCCCGTGCGCGTCCTTGAGGGTCAAGCGGAGGCGAATCTGCGCGAACTGCCGCGACATCTGCGGGAATTCGCCAAGTTCTCCACTTGCGAGCAACTGGAGGGCGGTCAGGGTCAAGTGGAGCGACACGAGGAGCAGGAGCGCAGCGAGATGGCAACCGATAATTCACATAGCAGCGCCAGCAAGAAGTCAACTATTGTGAAGACGTACAAGGTGTCCAGGCTGCCGCCTTCTGTCCAGG GCGTTTGGACACCCAAGAGTCAAACACCACACGGCTCCAGCAACGATCTGGACAACTGTTGCTCATCGGCGGCACCaacaccaccgccaccacccaCACAACCGGTGTGGACACCACAGCCATCGCCAGCCTTGAGCGGACGCAAGGAGTTCCGTCCCGTGCGCTTTGAATCACCCACCTTGCCACGTCGCTACACggcccagcaacaacaacagcaacaacaacaacagcaacagcagcaacaacatccacaaGCGACGACGACAATACCACCGTGGTCTTATACCAACGGCAGCTGCCCTGTGCCAAGTGCACCACGCAGCACCACCACTAATTTGAGCTCCAACAACTCCGACTACGCCGAAACCGATTGCTCCACCCACTTTGGACCCGTGGCGCCCTCTGCCAGCGTTTCCGATAAGATTAAAA aaatattgGATTGCTTTTACTAA